GCAAACCACCAAAGAATCAGCATAAACGGCAGCATGATAACAGGCCAGAATTTGTAGGTGAACAGTATGTAATCATAAAATCCGTGTAAAATTACCGGCAATGTTAAGCTAAGCACCAGCCATTTCTTTTTTTTCTTACGATTTTGTGTGAATTTACTTTTCCCTAGGTAGTAGCCCATAATAACACCAAACAGCGCATGGCTTGAGACTGGAAAAAAAGCTCTTCCCATTGCAAATTCAAGACCGTTGGCAAAAAGGAACAGAATGTTTTCCAATGTCGCAAACCCCAAAGAAACCGCGCTTCCGTAAACGATTCCATCATAATGTTCGTCAAAATGCACATGGGGGTATATGGCAACAAATAAAATGAACCATTTAAAGAATTCCTCTAAAAAGCCATACGCAAAAAAGATACGAATAAAATCGTTTGAAAATACTTTTTCTACATCTATTATGTATTGAATAAACATAAGCGGGAAAACAAGGACCATACCGAAAATAAATGCCCGAACTA
The Metabacillus sp. FJAT-52054 genome window above contains:
- the prsW gene encoding glutamic-type intramembrane protease PrsW, giving the protein MIAAVSAGIAPGLAILCYFYLKDQFDKEPVYMVVRAFIFGMVLVFPLMFIQYIIDVEKVFSNDFIRIFFAYGFLEEFFKWFILFVAIYPHVHFDEHYDGIVYGSAVSLGFATLENILFLFANGLEFAMGRAFFPVSSHALFGVIMGYYLGKSKFTQNRKKKKKWLVLSLTLPVILHGFYDYILFTYKFWPVIMLPFMLILWWFALHKAKQARLARHI